TCAGCTACAAGTATTGGGATGATTGTGTTGATCCTGAGGACATGAGGGAAATGTGGGAGGAATTTGAAGTCAGCACTGAATGGCTAGATGCTGGAGAAGAAAAAGGGCAGAAAGTTCATCTCTCAAGGGATCCTGATGGAGAGCCTTTTTTGACTCCGACTGAGATGAAGGTTAAAGAAGATTCATTGCATATGTTTGTCTTATGTTGAATACTTTATTTACTGAATTAGTTCtgattttgttctttgtttttcCTTGCATTGTATTGTATGCTTTCAGGCTGTTGCCAATATCATTGTTGGAAGACATTTCGATTCACAGATTGATCCGGTTCGTATATTTCATCTGGTTATGTTTATAATGttataattttgttagtttgatGACATGGATGATGTTTAATTTAGTGGAATGAAAGCTCTTCACAGGAATGgctttatttataagtttctcaTTTTTCACCTGTTAGAGAAAAATGCCAACTTTGATATCTCTCCATAGCAGATCAATGCAAAACTAATAAGAAATACAAAATCTTGTTTTCAATTTGCTTCGAGTATCAGCTCTGCTTTcatatatgtttgatttgagGATCATATTTCTGTTTCTACAGGATATGATATGTGCCATTTGTGAACTGGAAAGTGACAGACAGCTCCTTTCTATGCGAATCGAAAAGAAGTCTAAGGTTACTACTCAAGGTCTCAtgcaaatttcaacaaaaactGCTGATTGGCTGTTTAGGTAACAACTATATGATCTGTTCCTCTTTTATGAgcatttaaacatttaaatcaTTTCACTAGTCTTCACTTTAAATTGCTTCCAGTGAGATGGGTTACAGAGCATATGATGTGCAAGAAAATCCAGACCTTCTGTATAGGCCCTTTGTAAGTGTATATTTTGGAGCTGCTTACCTGATTTGGTTGTCAACCTATGATGGAATGTAAGTTGCAAAATCTTGAGAgttgttaaatttgattcattagCATCACCGATGGGTTTGATGGATGCTAGATATTGATAACATATACTTTCTTTGCAGAGAAAGAGGGGAAGAATATATTGTCAGGGCATATAACGGTGGTACGAAAAGGGCTACTCACAAATCTACATTGCCATACTGGAAAAGATAtatttcagttagagacagtCTTCCATCAAGGTGATTGTTTCTGCTAATACTCAAGAATTTCACAATTGAATTGTTTGATATGTCCTTTCTTCTGTTGTTTGTGGTGTTTTCCCATTTCTGTTATTTTGTTAAAAGCATAAAAATTTAGTATATGACTGAACTTTCAAAGGAAAGTTGAAACATGTTAGTCATATTTCAAATTAAGATATACTGTGAAGATTTAGTTATGTTCTAAGGAATGGTGAAAAGCAGGATTCTTACTGTTagctttttttccttttgttttaagCAGAAAGTACTTGGATGATGGTTCTTCACAGAGTAATGTTTCTTCTCCTACTCCTGCTAATAAACCTGAATCACAAAACACAGGTTGCACTTTGTGAATCACTTGCATTGCATTCATGTCACCATATGGATCATGATCTTTACGCCAAAAGGTACTGTAACTATTAAAAAGATGATGTTCATTATTTTGAAGCCATGAGTCAGTGCGATTCACCTGGAGGCTCCCAAGCCATTTTTCTTCCCAAGTTTATAATTAAGCCTGATATTTGATCATCCTTCTATTTCAGTTGTGATTTGCAAATGAACcctgttaatttatttaatcttcCAAAAGTTCTTATGTCATATCTGAGTGTGCCTTCATCATTGTAAACCAGGTACTGACTATTGGGATGGTAGAACTTTACCTGAAGACATGGAAGAGATGTGGAATAATCCTGAGGTTTCCAAAGAGTGGACA
The genomic region above belongs to Mangifera indica cultivar Alphonso chromosome 15, CATAS_Mindica_2.1, whole genome shotgun sequence and contains:
- the LOC123197703 gene encoding uncharacterized protein LOC123197703, coding for MAVSYKYWDDCVDPEDMREMWEEFEVSTEWLDAGEEKGQKVHLSRDPDGEPFLTPTEMKAVANIIVGRHFDSQIDPDMICAICELESDRQLLSMRIEKKSKVTTQGLMQISTKTADWLFSEMGYRAYDVQENPDLLYRPFVSVYFGAAYLIWLSTYDGIERGEEYIVRAYNGGTKRATHKSTLPYWKRYISVRDSLPSRKYLDDGSSQSTDYWDGRTLPEDMEEMWNNPEVSKEWTKSGQAMGKVRFSYDAKNRPYISKVELKAVAEIILSKHLSTKAIKPTVLCALADMVSNRFVNGVEQKPGIMGIDYSTAFWIYMELGYRAYKIECAEDLNKPFVSMYFGAAYLAWLSEYEGSERTQQFIVQAYLAGPKNVNLRETSPSWLKFEQALANYEGTKRSQGSCTIL